ATATCGACACCAGTAGTTATTAAATCGACTGTTGTAGCGATAAAATGACTTCGCTCTGAACCACGCAGATCTGCAATGTATTGAGAGCCTCCTACTGAGGCAGTGCATTTAAAGGCATAAGGTTCAAGTCTTTTTACTCCATTTCTTGCACACCATTCTGCATAAAGATTGTTCATTTCAGTTGCAACAGCATCTGCATGGGTTTCGCGAGTGCAGAATATAACTGTCTTCTGATGAGGACCTCCAGTTTGAAGAAGCATCTCAAATAAATCCTTACACATCATCTTAACTCTATCAGGTAATTGGATAATGTTCTCAAAAGATGGTGCCTCATATAACTCACGCGTCTCATCAAGGGAAATAGGCACTCCTGTTATACCATCTTTTGCCCCTAAAACCTCAATTTCATTTTTTTTAATGCCTGTTTTATCAAGGTTTACCTCCCTTCTTATAATTTCACAAGCAGGAAGATAACCATCCTCAACGCCCTGAACCATATCATATTCATATACTGGTTCGCCGAAGTAACGAAGATTATTGGCTGTAATCTCTTCATCGTGCTCTCTTTCCTCTTTGTTTCCTCCTTCCCATGAGCGAGGAGTTGCTGTAAGACCTATTTGAACCGCAGATGGGTTTCTTGTAAGCACAATACTCCATTTGCCCCACGCACTTCTATGGCACTCGTCAATAATAATGTGGCTAAAATAATTTTTAGGATAGTTTTCAAGAAAAAATTTGGCATTATCACTCTCGTCAGAAACATTTAGTGTTTGATAAGTTGCTATTAAGATACGAGCATTCTTTTGGGGGTTTGATGTAGTAACCTCTGCTGCATCATTACCAAAAACATTTTGAAATGCAGAGAGCCCTTGAGAACGCAATTCATCTCGATCACATACGAACAGCGCTCTGCGAAGTTGCCCAGCATCAGCAATCTTCTTTAGAATATGAACAGCAATAAACGTTTTCCCTGAGCCAGTTGCAAGGTAAAGAAGAATCCGTTTTTTACCCTGAGCTATCTTCTCAAGAGCCGAACGAATGGCAGCATCCTGATAGTATCGTCTTGTTGCTTCACCCTTAGGATATGGCATAAGAAGTGGCCTTGCGGACTCGCTTTCAAGAGAAATTCCTAATCCTCTCTCATAACGCTCCCTAATTTCAAAAGGAGTTGGAAACTCATCAAGATTGCGGGGTTTAGAGGTTTTCCCGGTGAAAGAGTCATATTCTACAAATAGATGTCCATTGGAAGAATAAATGAAAGGAACATTGTTTAGCCGAGCATATTTCTTTGCCTGTTCAAGGCCCTTATCTGGAGGCTCATTACTTTTTTTAGCTTCAATTAGAGCAACTGCGATGGGTTGGGTATTGGAGTTTACCTTTATTCTCAAAAGATAATCTATTCTTC
This region of Caldisericaceae bacterium genomic DNA includes:
- a CDS encoding DEAD/DEAH box helicase family protein, with amino-acid sequence MIISEEDTKAKLIDPVLHKRGWSEDLIRREETACGIDIIDGNPRRREKGRIDYLLRIKVNSNTQPIAVALIEAKKSNEPPDKGLEQAKKYARLNNVPFIYSSNGHLFVEYDSFTGKTSKPRNLDEFPTPFEIRERYERGLGISLESESARPLLMPYPKGEATRRYYQDAAIRSALEKIAQGKKRILLYLATGSGKTFIAVHILKKIADAGQLRRALFVCDRDELRSQGLSAFQNVFGNDAAEVTTSNPQKNARILIATYQTLNVSDESDNAKFFLENYPKNYFSHIIIDECHRSAWGKWSIVLTRNPSAVQIGLTATPRSWEGGNKEEREHDEEITANNLRYFGEPVYEYDMVQGVEDGYLPACEIIRREVNLDKTGIKKNEIEVLGAKDGITGVPISLDETRELYEAPSFENIIQLPDRVKMMCKDLFEMLLQTGGPHQKTVIFCTRETHADAVATEMNNLYAEWCARNGVKRLEPYAFKCTASVGGSQYIADLRGSERSHFIATTVDLITTGVDIPILRNVVFFKYVRSPIAFQQMMGRGSRIHEPTGKLMFRVYDYTDATRLLGNSFAVRPLPTTEPKELKEGKKEKIIRVEGFDVHINPAGTYIVIKKDEKITMVTVEEYKQIIAEHLVEQVKTIDDFRRCWIDPEKRKSLIDKLPEDGRSVRLLQNILERKDYDIYDTLAEIVFGMSPKTRKQRAEALRYKHEEWFRKLPEETKNTLIALVRQFEIGGTEELENPRIFNTPEVVKSGGLESLKIIGSPKEIIQQTKERLFSV